cAGCGCATTAATCTCATTTTGAATCCACAAACCTTAATAAAATGTCCAGCGGCTTTTCGGCCACTACCTGATATTTACAAGAATcttagtaataataataatatattttcccccaaaacaaaatcataaaacatctgttcataatgaaaatattgcattaacacagcaaaaaataatGGAATGATTCTCCGAAAATGTTCACGGGCAAAGATGTCAcaaattttaaatattaacaCAATATGAGTCGCGCgtcaaatacaatttaaaacatCAACTATTTTGGAAAATTCAACTTCAACTGCGTGTCTCCCAAAACTATCCCAAAGTGCACATTTGTCTCAATTGGAAACTTTGTTTCATTCACTAGTTCAATTCAAGAGTCAAAGGTCatgtcaaatatattttacatatGCTCCCAGTCTTGACAATATTTTGAAGATAAACATGCCGCTGCAAAACAAAGCCTTTTGAAAAGGATTTCTTGGGATCTTTATGAAATCTTGTGTGCGTTCCACTTTTTGAATTTAACTACTGAATGAACCGAAACCTTTGCTAAAACCGTCATTTTTTAGTTGAAATGTCCTTTTACCCAGTATGTTGTAATATGTTCTATATAAATCaatattaaatttaaaaaaaagtaaaaacaaagtaaaagtTTTAAagtctaaaataaaacaaaaaggtgtgaaACTGAATTCACTTCACATTGGCTGGTACAGTCACACATTGTCATGCTTTCTCATTTTACCCTCTGCTGTTTTCGTTCCGCCCGACTTGATTTGTCTTAGCCATTATTGACGTTCCCTGGAAATGACAAACTTACACAGCGACAATAATAAATTAACACAACAAATCATGACTATCACAAACTAACGAAAAACTACACAAACTATCACAAATTAACGGTATGAAGGTAATTTAAGTCATCAAAATGTGCACTGCTCAGGTGAGAAAACTGAAAGTTGAAAAAACTTCTCCTGGTGTCACATCATCAGGTTAACCTCGACTACGTTGCAATCGGTTTTAAATCGGCTGCTATTGAGCCTTCCCTCCACTAGGTGTCACTTTTGTACAGAAAATACACGCTCTCATCAAGTGGAGGACACTTGCAAGTTGATTAAAGTGTTGCCGGAACCCGATGTGCACACTGAGATGATTTAATATACAAGCGTGGTTAAGAAACAAATTTAACTTGCATCTCGAGGCGAAACTGACATTTAGCATTAGAAGCGAACTGATTAAAAAGTGATAGTTTGTTTAAACTCTTCcgatttaaaattttatatctcatcaaatattttgggaaaaaaaagaaacatgataTGGTCTCTCTATATCACGGCCTTGAACCTTTTGAGGGTCTGGAACATATTCCCTGGCAGCGAAGGCACAAAGATGAAGAGTGACTTTTGAGCGAGGCGGCGCGGGGACACGGCCGGCGACCCAACAAGCATCTGTCAAACGGCAGCGCCGCCGCTGACACAACTTACAAGGACGCGACGATGACTTGCCGCGGCTTGAAGTGGGTCTGACAGCCCTTCTCATGCTGCggctgaagaaaaacatcaaaaacaGAATGGGGCGGCGAGCCGCTTGGCAGAATTATTGGACACAAAGCTCACGCTATGCTCGTCCTAGCCTCACAATGCTACATTGTTGGTTGCAGATTTTAGCATAAAGTCATACCTCAAAttacagttctttttttttttttttgcttttgaagtGCCTTCCAATGCTACGATGTTGGTTTGAAACTGAAGAAGTAAAAGCTGTCAAAGATAAAAACGCTAAGACGCCGACGATTGCGTCCTCTTGTAAACACGATCACAGAAAGCGACGTCGCTGGGTAGCGAGTGAAAACTTCCCATCTCCGTCTCTTGAAGGCCAAATTAGTCGTTTCCACGTCAAGGGTGACGTGGCGGTGACGCCGTCCGTCTCGTCATTCTCTCGCCGGCGCTTAAGATGGCGCCCGAGATATCCTGGCCTTTCAACGCTCTTTGAAAAAAGTCATCGCGGGAAGGCAAGAAAAGAAACAGGACCACTTCTGagagtaccaaaaaaaaaaaaaagtacccgAGAGAAGACGAGAGACAAAATCGGATCCcgtgaaatgaaatgttaaaaaaaaaaaaaaaaagaaattttccAGTCGTCAGAAATTCGAACCTTAGCGGGCTTGTACAAGGTTCCCCAAAGTTGCTCCTACTCCACCTCATTGGTCCTCTCCGGCGGCTCCTTTCGGATGACGGGCAGGGCGTGAGCCTCCGTGTTGAAGACCCAGTGCTCCAACGAGACGTGCTCGTCGTCGGAGAACAGCAAATACAGATACCTGGCGAGCAACGTCAGCGTCAACAAGATGGATGTTGACATTTGAAGGCTTCTAATTGATTTGAGAGCCACCACAAAGGAGCGCTTGTTTTCTTCTGCGTTCTTACTTGAGCGTCTCGGCCAGGAAGAAGCTCTGCTGCACGTCGTCGTGGTTGGGCGTGGACCCGTAGACGTCTCTGATGCCGCTGTAGCCGCCCTCCACCTTACAGTGCTCCTCCAAGGCCTGTGGGACagggggtcaaaggtcactaATGGGCCAGttgataattattattttaagtcTTATTGGGATTTTGTCAATGAGGTTAAAGTGACAACAATACCATGACGGCCTCCCAGCCCCACTCCCTGTACTTTGGGTCGTGGGTGAACCTCCACATGTACATGTAGGTCTCGATGACTTCGGGCCGCAGGATGAAATACTTTTCGTTTTGGCGCGTGGCGATGGCCTCCACACCGCCGTCGAAACGGAACGCCTCCGGGCCCAGCTTCAAtgctaataaaacaaacaatagaTAAATACAGTCTTGGACAGGAAGTGGTTGGCGGCCAAGCACCTGTTCTGGTGTAGGACTCGTGACAGGTCCTGGCGATCTCCGCCGCTTGCTCCATCTGGTGGCCCGTCTTGTCGTCGGGCGCCCCGTCGGCACCCAGCGCCACCATGCCGCCGGCAAAACAGGTCAGGTGACCCATTTTATGCTCCAGAAGGCCCCCCTTCCACTCGGCGATGTACGTCAAGCCGTTGCTCGACTTCCTCATCAGGTTGCTCTCGATGGCCTGCAATCGAGTACGTGTAAATCTAAATTTCATTCACTAGACAGATGGGCAAAGTCCGTCAGCCTCTTAAGCCAGTTTGGTTGACATTTCCACCATGAGCAGACCCaccaaaaagtctcaagaagcCTTGCCAGAAAAGACACACACgggaagtcggccattttggtttgaagaaAGCTGTATGAGGTGAAAATCTGAAAGGTGGCCCCGCGTACGATTGCGTTGCTACTGGCCCTTTAAGATGAGCTAGAACTCTGTTGCCTTTCCCCTCGACAAATAACTCACCATTAATCCACAGGATCAAGGGGGATTATGGGTAAAGCATCTACTCAAAATTAACGTGTGTGTTCGGGTGCTTGTAAATTGTTGTTTgtcgacattttttttccctcaccaCTGCTGCTTGGGGACTCTTAGAAGGATGCGGTCCCCTGATAGCCACATAAACGTGTCTAAGCGTGTGTGCATAGCCAAGACTATACATGAcatctgtgtgtgtacataaAGATAAACTTGCGTCAACAATTGCATCATTTCAGTTCCAGCGGGTGTGAGCGTTCGCACAAAGAAGTGAAAAAATGTGGTCGGGACATGTTTATGATGTGATCAAGCCAAATGTGTGCCTACGTGTGTGTGCTACCTGCAGGGCGTCATAATACATCTTCTTGGCCTCCTCGTCAGTCTTGTCGGACATGAGCCAGGCTTTGAGCAGGTACTCGTAAAAGCTGTCACCCAGGCCGCCCACCGACACATGATCTGAAAGCCAAACAAACAGATTAAGCTCCCGGTGGTCGTCACACTCTTCCTCGCGCTCGTCTTCCTCATCCGTGCCGCCGGTGTCGTGTCAAAGCGACATCGACgggggcgtgtgtgtgtgtgtgtagcggGAGAAGAGGTGTCAGCGAGTGACAtggtaatgatgatgatgataagactgaatggaaaaaagaaataagtgttttgatttgttgtcATCTGTCACAGAAAAAGGAATAAACAGTTGCTGTtgctaacaaaaaaatgttcaagaccgagttttgatgttttccttcctcttatctgaaaaacaacaacaaaacttaGAGAAATCTTAAtgttcttctgttttttttataaaggtTCTTCCGCTTCAGAGAGTGACAGATGCTCCAAACAGAGCGTGATGGAAATCAGTCGATAAAGCCGGAACGAAaaatactctttttttttttttaaaggcgtCGCTTGCAGCTGCTACATGGGAGATGACTGCCTCATAAAGATTTTTTGGGAGACACCCCGAGGTCATAAATTATGCAGCAAATTCATTTTCACGGCAATTACGTAATGACTTTCTGGAGCCAAATAAGCATtcgagctgtttttttttgagatTGTTGATGTTTGAAAGTTGCCGTCTGAAGTCAGAATGCAAAAACATTCGATTGTGGCTGTATAAAATGCGTATTGACGGAGAGGAacggccactagagggcagtaaAATACAGACAAGCTGTCATATAAtggaagagatttttttttgtgcagaagataaatatatatatgcccGAGTAAGGTCTTATTCTGTGCAAACATTATTCGGGTTGCAAACGCCACAAAAAGCCTCAGCGAGACGAACTCACGTTGACCCCACTGGCCGCTGTTTGGGTTCAGGTAGTTGGGGTACAGTCCCTGAGGTTTATCCAAGCGATTCAGAACTTTGCGGATGTTCATCACCTATAAACAAAGACCATCAagaaatgtttgcatttttgttaGGCTCTATAAATATGATTGGATGGGTACCTTCTGAGCAAATTCCGGGTTTCCCGACAGCTTGCTGAGGTGCATGAACTCCAGATGCAGCGTTCCGTACTCGGCCAGGATGCTGCTGCCGCCCGACGCCCACGGCCAGTTGCGACCGATTCCGCTGCGCAGAGATgcagaaaatgcaaatatgtcTATTTGGAGATTTTGGCCAATTAGAACATTACGTAGGACGACGCTTCAACGAAACGAAAAGGTGGAAAATTCCGGAGTCGTGTTGAGAACAATGCGAGAAGCGTTTAAGGAGAAGTGGAAGCTAATTAAGAGGCAGctgtcaaaacatttcaagtgtGTAAAAGTGCTCAAGGAAAGACTTTGTTTTACAAAGACCAGATAAAATATTTCTACCTCGGCTGCGGGGAGAGTTGAGAGACGAAACAAGCTTGTTATCTCCCTCACACAGTT
The Syngnathus acus chromosome 24, fSynAcu1.2, whole genome shotgun sequence genome window above contains:
- the man1a1 gene encoding mannosyl-oligosaccharide 1,2-alpha-mannosidase IA, producing MPVSTLLPFTTTPSRKSSNPTSFRLTEKFILLLVFSAFITLCFGAIFFLPDSTKLLSGVFFHSSAVETNTRTGLDGGGGESGSAGSDEKVLSKIKKDHEKALLEAKDTLQKRPDEIKQDILNEKEKVAKESLGQGGKVVNDLPYVEYQRPPGATGREPLDHTTRERRAKIKEMMKHAWDSYRRYAWGSNELRPVSKQGHSSNLFGSIKGATIVDALDTLYIMEMFEDFDAATEWVEKNLDFNVNAEVSVFEVNIRFVGGLLSAYYLSGKEVFRRKAVELGEKLLPAFKTPTGIPWALLNLKSGIGRNWPWASGGSSILAEYGTLHLEFMHLSKLSGNPEFAQKVMNIRKVLNRLDKPQGLYPNYLNPNSGQWGQHHVSVGGLGDSFYEYLLKAWLMSDKTDEEAKKMYYDALQAIESNLMRKSSNGLTYIAEWKGGLLEHKMGHLTCFAGGMVALGADGAPDDKTGHQMEQAAEIARTCHESYTRTALKLGPEAFRFDGGVEAIATRQNEKYFILRPEVIETYMYMWRFTHDPKYREWGWEAVMALEEHCKVEGGYSGIRDVYGSTPNHDDVQQSFFLAETLKYLYLLFSDDEHVSLEHWVFNTEAHALPVIRKEPPERTNEVE